In uncultured Draconibacterium sp., one genomic interval encodes:
- a CDS encoding carbohydrate porin: protein MKQFLILLICSLFTFSFVSHAQLNYIEQGDKIGFNMDTYGRVGVDWNYVNGGSIGRRLNLNNMGSIGGRLEEQDYLELVPTFHFKPFNENDATKIKVQTRFAVYSNSLSLFGNSSTSSLGGLTIALPEIYAEASNINGKDLSIWIGARLYRRGEVHIADHFFFDDHSGQGFGMAYKNTRFASIFVSSTDTTADVPPYFYLNIGNGVANIALRQRNILVLEHDFQLNNQNTLTGLFEFHRMGGAESDPIPTPFEEDDPDIILNYPADHGFVYGLKLQSILPNLGSDAYNTLAVRYGSRIANGGDGGLSKTWITFGAPNLDKLNFSGAYSLSIVDEIKFDLNENNNLNAYLIFTQSKGAAATKGMAKTYWGREVYNYKQDLTFGFRDVHYISDKFHLLSEFHYSQRKDGEDPKYSYQKISLAPTFAPTGEKSSGVRPHFRFIFSLSHYNDAASENLYSPYLQFVGKQKWGHYLGVKAEWWL, encoded by the coding sequence ATGAAACAATTCCTAATTCTTTTGATCTGTTCTTTATTCACATTTTCCTTTGTTTCCCACGCGCAGCTCAATTATATCGAACAAGGAGATAAAATAGGTTTTAATATGGACACCTACGGACGTGTCGGTGTTGACTGGAATTACGTCAATGGCGGTTCGATTGGAAGAAGATTAAATCTTAACAACATGGGCAGCATTGGAGGCCGCCTTGAAGAACAGGATTATCTGGAGCTGGTTCCTACCTTTCATTTTAAACCTTTTAATGAGAACGACGCAACCAAAATAAAGGTACAAACCCGGTTTGCTGTTTATTCCAATAGTCTATCACTTTTCGGGAATTCATCAACCAGCAGTTTGGGAGGACTTACTATTGCCTTGCCCGAAATTTATGCTGAAGCCAGTAATATTAATGGCAAAGACCTTAGTATCTGGATTGGAGCCCGGCTTTACCGCAGAGGCGAGGTACATATTGCCGACCATTTTTTCTTTGATGATCATTCGGGACAGGGATTTGGTATGGCGTATAAGAACACACGCTTTGCATCCATCTTTGTCTCTTCAACAGATACCACAGCCGATGTTCCGCCTTATTTTTATTTGAATATTGGCAATGGTGTAGCAAATATCGCTCTTCGTCAGCGTAATATTCTCGTTCTGGAACACGATTTTCAGCTAAATAATCAGAACACACTTACCGGCTTATTTGAATTTCACCGTATGGGCGGCGCAGAAAGCGATCCTATTCCTACGCCATTCGAAGAAGATGATCCAGATATCATTCTAAATTACCCGGCCGACCACGGTTTTGTTTACGGACTTAAACTTCAATCCATTTTGCCAAATCTTGGTAGCGATGCCTACAACACACTCGCTGTTCGTTATGGTTCGCGCATTGCCAACGGTGGCGATGGCGGCCTGTCAAAAACATGGATAACTTTTGGTGCTCCCAATCTCGATAAACTCAATTTCTCAGGCGCCTATTCGTTATCAATTGTCGATGAAATTAAATTCGATTTAAACGAAAATAACAACTTAAATGCCTACCTTATTTTTACGCAAAGCAAAGGAGCCGCCGCTACAAAAGGAATGGCAAAAACCTACTGGGGACGCGAAGTATACAACTACAAGCAAGATCTCACATTTGGCTTTAGAGATGTTCACTATATCTCCGATAAGTTTCATCTGTTAAGTGAGTTTCATTATTCGCAACGAAAAGATGGTGAAGATCCAAAGTACAGTTATCAGAAAATTAGTTTGGCACCAACTTTTGCTCCAACAGGAGAAAAAAGCTCCGGTGTACGGCCACATTTCCGTTTCATCTTTTCATTGTCGCATTACAACGATGCGGCAAGCGAAAACCTGTATTCGCCCTATTTACAATTTGTAGGGAAACAAAAATGGGGACATTATTTAGGCGTGAAAGCTGAATGGTGGCTTTAG
- the rluF gene encoding 23S rRNA pseudouridine(2604) synthase RluF: MESKRLNKAISETGFCSRREADRLIESGKVKVNGEVAGLGVQVTPNDRIEVDGQLITKEVPNIYLAFHKPVGITCTTDTSKKDNIVDYINFPERIFPIGRLDKPSEGLIFMTNDGDIVNKILRAGNQHEKEYIVNVNRKITQAFIRQMSNGVPILDTVTKKCRVERINDFTFNIVLTQGLNRQIRRMCSHLGYEVTRLKRVRIMNIELGNLKRGEYRHFTSGELKEINHLVANSSKTEEASED, from the coding sequence ATGGAAAGCAAACGACTAAATAAAGCCATTTCGGAAACCGGATTTTGTTCGCGCCGGGAAGCTGATCGCCTGATTGAAAGCGGGAAGGTAAAAGTAAATGGCGAGGTGGCCGGATTGGGTGTTCAGGTAACACCAAACGATCGTATTGAAGTCGACGGTCAACTGATCACCAAAGAAGTGCCGAATATTTACCTGGCTTTTCATAAACCCGTTGGAATTACCTGCACCACCGACACCAGCAAAAAGGACAACATTGTAGATTATATCAATTTCCCCGAACGGATATTTCCAATTGGGCGACTGGATAAACCCAGCGAGGGACTCATTTTTATGACCAACGACGGTGACATTGTAAACAAGATACTTCGTGCGGGCAACCAGCACGAAAAAGAATACATTGTAAACGTCAACCGGAAAATCACCCAGGCCTTTATCCGGCAAATGAGCAACGGAGTTCCAATTCTTGATACGGTTACAAAAAAATGCCGGGTGGAGCGCATCAACGACTTTACTTTCAATATTGTTTTGACACAGGGGCTGAATCGCCAAATCCGAAGGATGTGCTCACATTTGGGCTATGAAGTTACCCGGTTGAAACGTGTACGAATTATGAACATCGAGCTGGGAAATCTAAAACGTGGAGAATACCGCCATTTTACATCCGGTGAACTAAAAGAAATCAACCATTTGGTAGCCAATTCAAGCAAAACAGAGGAAGCATCCGAGGATTAA
- a CDS encoding metallophosphoesterase — protein sequence MLLIPLFFFMLLVDTYTFRGIKPLLAKLRINLLKQSLTILFWGISLIVFAGFCLFMFGIQHVKQSDAYIYVGYLVVSFALFYIPKFVFIVFVLLKDIQLLVQKIYNWFKRKKKKGLIPDNSGRKMERAEFLYQMGLVLAAVPFASILYGVTKGKFNYRVMRENLHFDNLPKSFKGLKIVQISDMHLGSFNKKFDQVAKAVELINEQEPDILLFTGDLVNNFAEETEGWAPVLSQLKAKIGKYSVLGNHDYGDYSEWESAAAKEKNLAAIKKFHQKIGFRLLLNETETLNINGEEIALIGVENWGKPPFPQHGDLQKATEKAKGQPFKILMSHDPSHWDAEVLESTDIDLTFSGHTHGMQFGIERAGIKWSPVQYKYPHWGGLYREKKQFLYVNRGFGYIGFPGRIGMPPEITMVELT from the coding sequence ATGCTATTAATTCCCCTGTTCTTTTTTATGCTGCTGGTGGATACATATACCTTCCGTGGCATAAAACCGCTGCTCGCCAAACTCAGGATCAATCTTCTAAAACAATCATTAACTATACTTTTTTGGGGAATTTCATTAATTGTTTTTGCAGGATTCTGCCTATTTATGTTCGGGATTCAGCATGTAAAACAGTCCGACGCTTACATTTACGTTGGGTACCTCGTGGTTAGTTTTGCCTTGTTTTATATCCCAAAATTTGTGTTTATCGTTTTTGTGTTGCTAAAAGATATCCAGTTACTAGTTCAAAAGATTTATAACTGGTTTAAGAGAAAAAAGAAAAAAGGTTTAATACCAGATAATTCGGGAAGGAAAATGGAGAGAGCAGAGTTTTTATATCAAATGGGGCTGGTTTTGGCAGCAGTTCCGTTTGCGTCAATTCTTTATGGAGTGACAAAAGGGAAGTTTAATTACCGCGTAATGCGCGAAAATTTGCATTTCGACAATTTGCCAAAATCATTTAAAGGACTAAAAATCGTTCAGATATCTGACATGCACCTCGGGAGCTTTAACAAAAAATTCGACCAGGTAGCAAAAGCAGTAGAGCTGATTAACGAACAAGAACCGGATATTCTTTTGTTTACAGGCGACCTCGTGAATAATTTTGCCGAAGAAACTGAAGGCTGGGCACCGGTTTTATCGCAACTAAAAGCTAAAATCGGAAAATATTCGGTGCTTGGAAATCACGACTACGGTGATTATTCGGAATGGGAATCGGCGGCTGCCAAAGAAAAAAATCTGGCTGCCATCAAAAAATTTCATCAGAAAATTGGTTTCCGCTTGTTGCTGAACGAAACAGAAACATTAAACATTAACGGCGAAGAAATTGCACTGATTGGTGTTGAAAACTGGGGTAAACCACCTTTCCCGCAGCATGGCGATTTGCAAAAAGCTACAGAGAAAGCAAAAGGCCAACCTTTTAAAATTCTGATGAGCCACGATCCTTCGCACTGGGATGCTGAGGTGCTGGAATCCACCGATATCGACCTTACATTTTCAGGGCATACACACGGTATGCAGTTTGGGATTGAACGTGCCGGAATTAAGTGGAGCCCGGTTCAATATAAATACCCGCACTGGGGCGGTTTATATCGCGAGAAAAAACAATTTTTGTATGTAAACCGTGGGTTTGGCTACATCGGTTTTCCGGGAAGAATTGGTATGCCACCTGAGATTACAATGGTGGAATTAACTTAA
- a CDS encoding DUF6787 family protein — translation MFERLKKKWNLNSNFQVLIILFVFSITGSAALYVRKGVFDLVGITEATSLWVKVPLYIITVVPAYQVLFLLIASVFGQFRFAWEFEKKTFSRFIPKKK, via the coding sequence ATGTTTGAGCGACTAAAAAAGAAATGGAACCTTAACAGCAATTTCCAGGTTTTAATAATTCTGTTTGTATTTTCCATTACCGGAAGTGCAGCTCTTTATGTGCGTAAAGGAGTTTTCGATTTGGTGGGCATAACCGAAGCAACCAGCCTTTGGGTAAAAGTACCACTTTACATTATAACCGTAGTTCCGGCCTACCAGGTTCTATTTTTACTGATTGCATCGGTCTTTGGGCAATTCCGCTTTGCATGGGAGTTTGAGAAAAAAACCTTTTCACGATTTATACCTAAAAAGAAATGA
- the msrA gene encoding peptide-methionine (S)-S-oxide reductase MsrA, which produces MRTLALIFTLLIYSSTCMSKDLQKATLGGGCFWCTEAIYLELKGVVDVKPGYSGGHVKNPTYKQVCEGTTGHAEVVQITFDPEVVSFSEILEVFFMTHDPTTLNRQGNDVGPQYRSAIFYHNEEQKEVAERVIDLFEKEEVYSRPIVTEVTEFDQFYIAEDYHINYYARNKTQGYCQFVVAPKLEKFKKIFKDQLK; this is translated from the coding sequence ATGAGAACACTGGCACTGATATTCACATTATTAATTTATTCAAGTACTTGTATGAGTAAAGATTTGCAGAAAGCCACATTGGGCGGAGGATGTTTTTGGTGTACCGAAGCCATTTATCTGGAGTTAAAAGGAGTTGTTGATGTAAAACCGGGTTACAGTGGCGGCCACGTGAAAAACCCAACGTACAAACAGGTTTGCGAGGGAACAACCGGCCACGCCGAAGTAGTACAAATTACTTTCGATCCGGAAGTGGTGAGCTTTTCAGAAATACTGGAAGTGTTTTTTATGACGCACGACCCGACAACGTTGAACAGACAAGGCAACGATGTAGGTCCGCAATACCGTTCAGCAATATTCTATCATAACGAAGAACAAAAAGAGGTGGCAGAACGCGTTATCGATCTTTTTGAAAAAGAAGAGGTTTATAGCAGACCAATTGTTACCGAAGTAACAGAATTCGACCAATTTTATATTGCCGAAGATTACCACATCAACTATTACGCACGTAACAAAACGCAAGGCTATTGCCAGTTTGTGGTAGCTCCGAAGCTGGAAAAATTCAAGAAGATTTTTAAAGACCAACTGAAGTAG
- a CDS encoding YciI family protein, with protein MKRIIFAFCLFTFAFSLAVSAQDQREFSYTEGDTTYTMKRYVFMLLESGETRSKDSTEAAHFQKMHLAHLNKLAESGKLIVAGPFEGGGNHRGLLIFDVETVEEALKLEGEDPSVKTNRLKMNAFYWWGAKGTVIN; from the coding sequence ATGAAAAGAATTATTTTTGCATTTTGTCTTTTCACTTTTGCCTTTAGCTTAGCTGTTTCGGCGCAGGACCAACGCGAATTCTCCTACACTGAAGGTGACACCACTTACACCATGAAACGTTATGTTTTTATGCTGCTTGAGAGCGGAGAGACAAGAAGTAAAGACTCAACAGAAGCAGCCCATTTTCAGAAAATGCACTTGGCACATTTAAATAAGTTGGCAGAAAGCGGGAAACTAATTGTAGCCGGTCCGTTTGAAGGTGGTGGCAATCATCGGGGACTATTAATTTTTGATGTGGAAACAGTGGAAGAAGCTTTGAAACTGGAAGGCGAAGATCCCTCAGTAAAAACAAACCGGTTAAAAATGAATGCCTTTTACTGGTGGGGCGCCAAAGGTACTGTCATCAATTAA
- a CDS encoding MarR family transcriptional regulator, translating into MDNELKLKSQVCFPVYALSREIVNVYRPILEEIDLTYPQYLAMMVLWENEPQKVNEIGDKLNLDNGTITPLLKRMAAKGLISRKRNSKDERVVEISLTENGRQLQTRAAEVPHKVVKAMGITHEDLVHLKELVVKILNRAK; encoded by the coding sequence ATGGATAATGAGTTAAAGTTAAAGAGTCAGGTATGCTTCCCGGTTTATGCCTTATCGCGCGAAATCGTTAATGTATATCGCCCGATTCTTGAAGAGATTGATCTTACCTATCCGCAATACCTGGCAATGATGGTTTTGTGGGAAAATGAACCGCAAAAGGTAAATGAAATTGGTGATAAATTAAATCTCGACAATGGAACAATCACCCCATTATTAAAACGAATGGCCGCAAAAGGTTTGATCTCGCGCAAACGAAACAGCAAGGATGAGCGTGTAGTTGAAATTTCGCTAACCGAGAATGGAAGGCAATTACAAACCAGAGCAGCAGAGGTTCCGCATAAGGTTGTAAAAGCCATGGGGATTACCCATGAAGATTTAGTGCATCTAAAGGAATTGGTAGTAAAGATATTAAACAGAGCCAAATAG
- a CDS encoding NAD(P)H-dependent oxidoreductase, which produces MSLLENLQWRYATKKYDPTKKVAQEDVDKVVEAARLAPTSSGLQQFRVIVITDQELKDKIVPIAWGQEIVAECSHLLVFAAWDRYTEERIDEIYNRTTDERGLPRGRFGSYTDKLKEMYLPQSAEENFVHTARQAYIGFGLSIAQAAEQKVDCTPMEGFTTEELDELLDLKSKGLKSVTMLPLGYRDNDADWLASMKKVRNPKEEFVMEY; this is translated from the coding sequence ATGTCATTATTAGAAAATTTACAGTGGAGATATGCCACCAAAAAGTACGACCCTACAAAAAAAGTAGCACAGGAAGATGTAGATAAAGTTGTTGAGGCAGCGCGCCTCGCTCCCACTTCTTCAGGTTTGCAGCAGTTTCGTGTAATAGTAATCACCGACCAGGAATTAAAAGATAAAATCGTTCCGATTGCATGGGGACAGGAAATAGTTGCCGAGTGTTCGCACTTGTTGGTTTTTGCCGCCTGGGATCGTTATACCGAAGAACGAATTGATGAGATTTACAACAGAACAACCGATGAGCGTGGTTTACCTCGTGGACGTTTTGGATCGTATACCGACAAACTAAAAGAAATGTATTTGCCACAATCAGCCGAGGAAAACTTTGTACATACTGCGCGCCAGGCCTACATTGGATTTGGATTGTCGATTGCACAAGCCGCCGAGCAAAAAGTGGATTGTACACCAATGGAAGGTTTTACTACCGAAGAGCTTGACGAATTGCTTGATTTAAAATCGAAAGGATTAAAAAGTGTAACAATGCTTCCGTTAGGATATCGCGACAATGATGCCGATTGGTTGGCTTCGATGAAAAAGGTGCGTAATCCGAAAGAAGAATTTGTGATGGAATATTGA
- a CDS encoding DUF6261 family protein produces MILTFNLSGLTNAELLSFAQSLDALLAPLGETISVIYDPFKHALVVCVETSASAIAKQVAQQQTEALGAADLKRDNLFRGVKYITQAYLLHPDAEKQEAAVEVEKVIAKVGWHLNREGYDEQSALMKTLLKELSGKQAARVALLGMTEYVDLLSTSQTEFDVLRQEQLDHNTEMEQISSMTAVRGDLEQAIKDLLEILPGYYRMTNNETLGAVLPKIKELIDRTV; encoded by the coding sequence ATGATTTTAACTTTTAACCTTTCGGGGCTAACGAATGCCGAATTGCTGTCGTTTGCACAAAGCCTCGATGCCTTGCTTGCACCGCTGGGCGAAACCATTTCTGTTATTTACGATCCGTTTAAACATGCCCTGGTGGTATGTGTCGAAACCTCGGCCAGTGCCATTGCCAAGCAGGTTGCGCAGCAACAAACCGAAGCCCTGGGGGCTGCCGACCTGAAACGCGATAATCTGTTTCGCGGAGTAAAATACATTACACAGGCTTACCTGTTGCACCCCGATGCGGAAAAACAGGAAGCTGCCGTTGAGGTGGAAAAAGTAATTGCCAAAGTGGGCTGGCACCTTAACCGCGAGGGGTACGATGAGCAGTCCGCACTAATGAAAACCCTGTTAAAGGAACTTAGCGGTAAACAGGCTGCACGTGTGGCACTGTTGGGCATGACTGAATATGTTGATTTGCTCAGCACTTCGCAAACCGAATTTGATGTATTGCGCCAGGAGCAGCTCGACCATAATACAGAAATGGAACAAATTAGTTCGATGACAGCCGTGCGCGGTGATTTAGAACAGGCAATAAAAGACCTGCTCGAAATCCTTCCGGGTTACTACCGCATGACCAACAACGAAACGCTTGGGGCAGTGCTCCCTAAAATAAAAGAACTGATCGACCGCACGGTATAG
- a CDS encoding T9SS type A sorting domain-containing protein: MNKIMKHIINILIVSQLIFQGLANGQDYRSDVCTPKDVNVTAYVITSEYSDYWKGYYDSYYASTYPNAEILTTNGTYSTTQKFNCHGYAWHISDGGSNRWIGYYQGNTDEYIYWEDGSYIEVTGFVPYPGKVSYASDDHSAITTNQSGWFISKWGNKVLARHRYDDCPYTSSNLKYYKLNFQITGPSLLCNSAGEYSLSNTPGGEITWGQSNNLSRSSSQGANPCSFSPVSDGQGWVSASFTSGCGTSFTMPQKNVWVGAPQIASIDGPTSTPNNNWAYYTPVLESELSSATDYEWILNPINGNSVYDYGNYCDIAFYNSGSYQLLVRAKNNCSDPNFGPYYGTGIYVYETYSMMVSPNPATTEATISIMPSGFEDATLKSASTEATLDENTEWDIEVYDSMQGLKLKKQKLRGKSTKINTQGWKEGVYMVRVKYNDELLTGKLIVKK; this comes from the coding sequence ATGAATAAAATTATGAAACATATAATAAACATATTAATCGTTTCACAACTAATTTTTCAGGGACTTGCCAATGGTCAGGATTACAGAAGTGATGTTTGTACGCCTAAAGACGTTAATGTCACTGCATATGTCATAACTTCTGAATATTCAGACTATTGGAAAGGTTATTATGACAGTTACTATGCCAGTACCTATCCAAATGCGGAAATTTTAACAACAAATGGGACATATAGTACAACTCAAAAGTTCAATTGTCATGGTTATGCATGGCATATTTCTGATGGAGGGAGCAATAGATGGATAGGATATTATCAAGGTAATACTGATGAATATATTTATTGGGAAGATGGTAGTTATATTGAAGTTACAGGTTTTGTTCCATATCCTGGAAAGGTTTCCTATGCTTCAGATGATCATTCTGCAATTACAACCAATCAATCTGGATGGTTTATTTCAAAATGGGGGAATAAAGTTTTGGCAAGGCACCGATATGATGATTGCCCTTATACTTCAAGTAATTTAAAATATTACAAATTAAATTTTCAAATTACAGGTCCTTCTTTACTATGCAATTCTGCCGGGGAGTATAGCTTATCTAATACTCCGGGTGGAGAGATCACCTGGGGGCAAAGTAATAATCTTTCGCGTTCATCGTCTCAAGGAGCTAATCCTTGTAGTTTTAGCCCGGTTTCCGATGGACAGGGATGGGTTAGTGCCAGTTTTACAAGCGGTTGTGGTACGAGTTTTACTATGCCACAAAAAAACGTTTGGGTAGGGGCGCCCCAAATTGCCAGTATAGATGGGCCAACATCAACCCCCAATAATAATTGGGCATATTATACACCTGTACTTGAGAGTGAACTTTCGAGTGCTACTGATTATGAATGGATTTTGAATCCCATAAACGGTAACTCGGTATATGACTATGGCAATTATTGCGATATTGCCTTTTATAATTCAGGTTCTTATCAACTTTTGGTCCGAGCCAAAAACAATTGTTCTGATCCTAATTTCGGGCCATATTACGGGACAGGTATTTATGTATATGAAACATATTCCATGATGGTATCTCCAAATCCTGCCACAACAGAGGCTACCATATCTATAATGCCTTCCGGTTTCGAAGATGCAACCCTGAAATCGGCATCAACCGAAGCAACATTAGACGAAAATACCGAATGGGACATAGAAGTATACGATAGCATGCAAGGTTTGAAACTTAAAAAACAAAAACTAAGAGGTAAAAGCACCAAAATAAATACCCAAGGCTGGAAAGAGGGTGTTTATATGGTGCGTGTTAAATACAACGATGAACTGCTTACTGGTAAGCTGATTGTGAAGAAATAA
- a CDS encoding DUF1080 domain-containing protein, translating into MKLKILTVALLFVAVCAVAQDERPQMVPEMTEIWDPEVPVVTPGETPADAPSDAIVLFDGVDIDREWTNQDGGPVGWKVADGCVTVERGAGIIQTKRAFEDFQLHIEWRSPAEVIGESQGRGNSGVFLQKRYEVQVLDNYNNRTYRNGQAGSLYKQHAPLVNACKGPGEWQVYDIIYTAPRFNDDGTYFTPPTVTVLHNGVLVQNHVKLRGPTEYIGIPEYSVEKHGADVIQLQDHGNPVSYRNIWIREL; encoded by the coding sequence ATGAAGCTTAAAATTTTAACAGTAGCACTGCTTTTTGTAGCAGTGTGCGCAGTAGCTCAAGATGAGAGACCGCAAATGGTTCCTGAAATGACTGAAATCTGGGATCCTGAAGTACCGGTAGTTACCCCGGGAGAAACTCCGGCAGATGCACCTTCGGATGCCATAGTTTTATTCGACGGTGTTGATATCGACCGTGAGTGGACAAACCAGGATGGTGGCCCTGTTGGCTGGAAAGTAGCCGACGGTTGTGTAACCGTTGAAAGAGGAGCCGGAATCATTCAGACAAAACGTGCTTTCGAAGATTTTCAGTTACACATCGAGTGGAGATCTCCTGCCGAAGTAATTGGTGAAAGTCAGGGACGTGGAAACAGTGGCGTTTTCCTTCAGAAACGTTACGAGGTTCAGGTGTTGGATAACTACAACAACCGCACATACCGTAACGGACAAGCCGGAAGTTTGTACAAACAACATGCACCGCTTGTAAATGCATGTAAAGGTCCGGGCGAGTGGCAAGTGTACGATATTATTTACACCGCACCACGTTTTAACGACGATGGTACGTATTTTACACCGCCAACTGTAACTGTTTTGCACAATGGCGTTTTGGTTCAAAACCACGTGAAATTACGCGGACCAACAGAATACATTGGTATTCCTGAGTACAGCGTTGAAAAACACGGTGCTGATGTTATTCAGTTGCAAGACCATGGAAATCCGGTGAGCTACCGCAATATCTGGATTCGCGAATTGTAA